Proteins encoded in a region of the Rhodococcus sp. SBT000017 genome:
- a CDS encoding GAF domain-containing protein, whose amino-acid sequence MTTGFPGFDDRLNDVLARQADRSGQSPEAYIRRAVVDRIVRELSEDPDSEVGALLRALEDSTENGVGTDEATREFGTPIDDPDRLAAVARTGLMDTGSDAAYDRVVTMVADALSAPSAAFSLLDDRRQYFKSAVGLPSELDGAQEVPLEGSICRYVIDTGRPLVVEDVRLHDVLKDHPSVQANMLVSYLSVPLTDDDGHSVGTVCVWDQRPRQWTTGHVQILQDLAWIIRERILG is encoded by the coding sequence ATGACGACAGGATTTCCCGGTTTCGACGACCGCCTGAACGATGTGCTCGCCCGACAGGCGGACAGATCAGGTCAGTCTCCCGAGGCATACATTCGGCGAGCTGTTGTCGATCGAATCGTGCGGGAACTGTCCGAGGATCCCGATTCCGAGGTCGGTGCGCTGCTCAGAGCTTTGGAGGACAGTACCGAGAACGGTGTCGGCACAGACGAGGCCACCAGAGAGTTCGGCACTCCGATCGACGACCCGGATCGGCTTGCTGCAGTGGCTCGAACAGGGCTGATGGACACCGGCTCCGACGCCGCATACGACCGAGTCGTCACCATGGTTGCCGACGCCCTCAGTGCCCCTTCGGCTGCGTTCTCGCTCCTCGACGACAGGCGTCAGTACTTCAAGAGCGCCGTCGGGCTTCCGTCGGAACTCGATGGCGCGCAGGAGGTTCCTCTCGAAGGTTCGATCTGCCGCTACGTGATCGACACCGGTCGGCCGCTGGTGGTCGAGGACGTGCGACTGCACGACGTGCTCAAGGACCATCCCTCGGTACAGGCGAACATGTTGGTCTCCTACCTCAGCGTTCCACTCACCGACGACGACGGTCATTCGGTTGGCACTGTGTGCGTGTGGGATCAGCGACCACGGCAATGGACGACCGGTCACGTTCAGATTCTTCAGGACCTTGCCTGGATCATTCGCGAGCGGATACTCGGATAA